AAGGGGTGGTCAAGCTATTAGCTGGCAGGCAGAAGTAATTTCTTCTGTCGGTGACAGTAAGTCTGAACGTATCTAAATAAGAGAAAGTTAAAAGATTTATCAGAGTATTCCCACGAAAAATTAGATAcgatatcattttgtttttaaaataaagaaaataaaagaaaaaacatttttcatgTCTATCAAGCAAATTAAGACTTTCGcaagaaaatacaaaatttgcgtaaaaaatattgtcatagatgaactacactaaagTGTACGTAGCTCTaatcatttttcatatttatctcTAGTATCAATGGACTCTGTTTTCCTGCAGCCAGATTCCACATTTGTTGTTGATGTACAATTCAAAACAGTCTAGGAAGCAAATAGCTGGACTGTTGGCTGTAGTCTGTTCAGTTATGATAAGGTGATAGTCCTCATTATAAGTCTTCATTTAATGTTCTCTTTAAATCACAAACACTGTTCAGATATAACGTAATACAATGTACACTCACAGGCACACAAAGATAGATACTtcaattttcttactttttattatttttattataagaaCTACGTTAATGCTGTTGATAACCGTAcctagagaaaatattttggttacCACAATAATATATAGCGGTATTTTACtcacattttgtttcattaacaatatttcacttgttttctgtttaatgtgTATTTAGGATACAAAGGCTGTTCAAAGACAATGAGAAGAAAATgcattatttctgtattttaatatAGAGACATTcaaataattgttttcttttgaaatcacaggaatatgaataatgaaatctttttctctttctgtggaTAGCTCTTCGCATGTTCAGGAAGCTGCAGATCCGGATTCCTTGTCCACGCACTTGCAGGTGAGGCTGTTCAGGATTTTGTGTAACTAACAAcattattaggtaattaatttttgtacacAGTGCAGGAATGTTatgaatgtaaatttaattaatttgtatgtaaatagttttaattttagtctgctgagttagctctgtggtagtccTCCAGACTAGCTGACCCGGGTTAGATTACCAGCGAGGTCAGAGATTTTTGTGTAAAATCTCTGCCtctggactaggagagatggcggtgcacaacttctaatcactagattgtgcaccaatatgcctgggttaaatcccaaatctctccgcagtgcatatgaagagaaggcatatgtcactgttgatagtgattcgtccgtcggatggggacgttaagcatggcggcccccttgatgctattcgacaggagtaggctacatgctggcaccgggtttccccttctcccttctcattttcattttcttcattcaaTCCCCATGCACTACACTAAcatgtacatcttacacatgcaCTCATCCTAGTACATGGTAGATACACATAATGCACAGCGTGATCTGCCGAATTTGTTTGcgacttgaaaatgggtcacattgCTGCTATGTATCCGCAGTATGCGAAACCTGAATCCAAAAAGTGAAGTTGGTAGGCCTGGACACAGACATTCTTAACTTTGCTGatgttataccgccagcattccattgttAGATGTTTAGttgatccgattgggggactattttacctccggataattttaccttaatggtactcatttcatattggagtgaaaatggcaagttgtagccgatttaagtgaacaccatattttaacgttttggtggctacttcattcacacacaacccccaggaccacacctgctgttggtcgacgggtccattggacctagctgggagatcttgttcccttcttaagccactggaggacgattttagtgccatagcaggtcagcactaggaacagaaaagtagaaagaggaggaaggaaagggaaatgaacccctaggcctcgaatgctctaatgccgtcggagtcgaagaaagtaagagttcagtcagaggactgggtaggaaagggtaaagagggaattaggtactgaatagaggaaaattataccaaattcagtcattaactcatcaagctgaccagtgctaattgatgagtagcccctcccttgtaaattatgcttactaacagctgcaccacgggaaggtagggatgggacattgggtatttgtccaggttggttccttaaggccttcaatgggaaagattaatggctctcccccctgtatccgacagataccctttgcacctgcatagaattggaatatatcagtcccctaactgcccattgtgcaactcaaaccaagaaatggattcggaacacctcaaaatctgtgcttcagtggctgaccatgatatctttgaaaaatattggagtgcaagaggtcaaatgactttattgtcaaacgcctggcattagaaaacaacaacattcttAACTTTGATTAAAtctattgtaattttgtattatttaaataaactgTAAACTGCAGCATTGTGCAGTTTGACAGGCTGTAATACTGCGTACAATAAAGTCATTAGAAAACCTGTGAAAATGGTATGCTCATTGTGTTTGGACAGAAGTTCTACCATACTGTTTGAATATCAAAAAGTAtcaaaaacatataaaaaaaagagagaaaccaCTCATTTTAATAACTGGACAAAGAAGAAATGGGACTCTTTCCAGGAAGAACAGTAagacttctaataataataataataatttatttatttaatctggcagagcgtGTAATCAGACATTCATTCTGTTGCCCAGGACAACGCAGACCAGCCTTGTGACGCGGGCACCAGCGCTGATGAGAGGCAGGACACAGTGCTAGGGACTGAGCAAGCCAGCATTAAGGAAGAACAGGAAGAAATCCCTGCTGAAGAGTTCTCCCTGTTCCTGGAAGACCTGAGTGCTAAGAGTGAGGTGAAGGAAGAAATCACATTCGAGGAACACGAAATATGTATAGAGGACGTGGAGGACATAGGGTAAGTGTAATGAGAGGGTGAGTGGGCGGATATGAAGCCTGCCTGGATGATAAGTGAAGGAGTAAAGCTATTGGTCCACTGTAGTGAAGGTTaggaatatacttacttacttactggcttttaaggaacccggaggttcattgccgccctcacataagcccgccatcggtccctatcctgagcaagattaatccagtctctaccatcatatctcacctccctcaaatacattttaatattatcttcccatctacgtctcggcctccctaaaggtctttttccctccggcctcccaactaacactctatatgcatttctggattcgcccatatgtgctacatgccctgtccatctcaaacgtctggatttaatgttcctaattatgtcaggtgaagaatacaatgcgtgcagttctgtgttgtgtaactttctccattctcctgtaacttcatccctcttagccccaaatattttcctaagcaccttattctcaaacacccttaacctatgttcgtctctcaaagtgagagtccaagtttcacaaccatacagaacaaccggtaatataactgttttataaattctaactttcagattttttgacagcagactggatgataaaagcttctcaaccgaataataacaggcatttcccatatttattctgcgtttaatttcctccccagtatcatttatatttgttactgttgctccaagatatttgaatttttccacctcttcgaaggataaatctccaactggTTAAGAATATGCTAGAGTGAATGTTTGGAAGAGTTTTAGTCCTGGTTCATAATACACAACTGAGACGCACACACTGACGCATGTATCTGGTAAACCAGTACTGGTGATGGTGCAGACTGCTAACAAGATGTTGCCAGTCTTCAGTCTTGTTCCCTTTAATCGTCTTGCTCATCTCATACACGCCAGTGCCTGGCTTTATGCTCCAGTCTGTGTGGCACAGGTCTCTGTTGTATTTTGAACCAGGCCTAAATCTCTCCCAATGGACACCACATCCACTCTAGCATTCTTAACATTTATTGCCTGAACTACTCATAAAGAGAGAATGTTGAGGCCCTCCATTACTGCATCCTCATGTGAGCATGCCAGTGATTGTAGGAAACTGAAAgaatttaaatactgtatgtcGATACAAAAACTGACTGGTCTACAAGCTGATGTACAAGCTTGCAGCATTTGGCATTAGAAATCAGCCAGCCAAgctgcttcttttgtttctgcacCTCTTATTTCATTTCAAACATACAAAATAGAAGAGGAAGCAGAAGCAAGTAAGCTGTACCATACCTCAGATATAATTAgtgcacacgcacgcacacacacacacacacacacacacacacacacacatacacacacgcactGTGTTTTTGCAATTTTACTGTTAAGTCAGCTTCATTCTTCAGCTTAGAATCTGTATCATCCACAGTGCGTCGGTAAAGCAACTGGAACCACTTATCGACCAAGTCAAAGTAGCAATCCTAAACATAGTCACAGCCAAAATTACATCGGGCCTTCAGAAGGTGGTGGGGGTTGAATACGATCAATTGCTGTGAACAGTATGACTATCAAAGTTGAAGTACAGTATGGAGAGGTAGTTTTTATTTAGTTTGCCCTCCCCCCTCTATTGTTAtgctataaaaaattaattgcaagaTTAAAGCACTGAAAACTGTTTAGTCATGTCAGTTGTCTGTCTATGCAATGATTTCCTATGAACTGCTGGTctgattttcttcatattcagcaTGTATGAGTCAAGTCATTCTGGAATGATGtataagaaaaaaatgaataaggctttatttaaaatgaaaaacagaCAAAATGGTGATGTAGTGTAAATTAgtggttttcattgtattacataGAATAAGGTGATTAATGAGAATTGGTTGTACCAGGCAAGTGAAGTTATTATCGATCGCTACAGAATTATATGCTGTAGACTTTTCCTCAAACTCATCTCTTCAGGAACATCCTAGGCACATCGTGAACAACTGGcttttataaacaaatttaaaataatgtagggCTTGGGATTTCATGAAGTAACTAGCTCAAGCCACCATTTAATGAAAGTTCATCTTTTTTATCTACTTGCTGAAGTAGCCTACAGTATTCTGTTGTTGAAATTTACCAGTTTTAAAGACGTGAATTAAGGTGGAGAATGAGAGAGCCTATTGAACTAGAAAAACAAGTATCCAAGGAAAAAGTGTTCAAATAGTGTGAAGGGAGGCCCAATAAAAGCAATGGTCGTGCATAAGGTATGTGTAACCccagaaattgaggttatgttggTCTCTCATGTTATTGTAACATTCACATAATGTGAAATTGAACTAAATGTATGAAGTATTATTCATAACCGGTATGCAGTGATCAGTATTGAGAATGCAGTACTTGGAAATCTAACTCACAACACCACGTGCAGAAGTAAGCTCAAATCTATTTTTGTGAGCGTAGTTTTCCTCAGCTGTTAATGAGGTAAAATATTGCCCTTTGTTTATTTCTGTACTGaaatattaatactattactcattaaatgaatatgtaatgaataaagttgaaaaaaaaaaaatcagctaaTGTATATAGAAAATGAACCCAACTTCTCACTACCTGCCGGATTTTAAAGAGACGTTTCTTCAGTTGATGTGAAGATTTAAATGAAGTCATCCTTCCAGTACTCTTGGTTACATAAAGAATGGCAGCAGAAGTATAATGTTGTATTTTTTCACTATAGGGTGGTTTTGTATGGTGTGCCTAGGATCTTCACGAAAAGCCTACAACATACACACTTTTCGTTGCGGATTTACCTCCTCTGGTTAGATAACTGCATAGATAGTAAAGAAATCCGGTCACTAGTTGTAAGTCCCAATTTTTTCTTCAGCAATTAGAAGCTAACAGTTATAAATCTCCATAGGAGAAGTTTTAATGAAAGTGAAAGTTAGAGTATCATGATGTATTTGTATTGCTTTTAAATGCCGTAAATAGAAATGCTTGCAGTTTAGCAATAGCTGTTTTGTACAAAACTGTTCAATCTGTAAATAAAGCCTAGACCATATCTTACTTTTGGGATTGTAAAGAATGTCTTTTATATGCAGATCGGAAAATGAAATTTCATCTATTTGTGTGGATTTCTTTTACGTTATATCTCTTATCCGAATTTTtagaaaaaggaaggaaattaCGCAAGTAAATAGGGTATTCGTTTCAGCGTACTCAGTGTTGTGAGTTTTGCGATGAtacttgaagggtacacgggaataacgatcaaggtccattttagaaagtttcgaggaaaacgaattttaaagtttaagcacttaatacttagttatgtgtggattttatataaattgacgtagtggaatgtcaagaatgaTGATTTCTTATTGCTAGCTACACCACATGATAATACTTTCTTTCCattataagatagcattattaactcaatttcgatttttgatggaccttgatcgtttttccctgTACCCTTCACTTGTGTTTTTGACCATTTTCAAATTATACAGACACACATTGCAATAAAGTGCATTACTTTAATAAacagtgtattttttatttctcgtGTAGTTTATGGAGCCCCACTTTCAAGATGATTTTTTCCGtataaaagtatgaaaaatacGCGAGTAAATTTGGTAGTAATTGCAAAATATGTTATGAGTGAAATTCTGGCTGGCCATCAGAGACAGCCGTTCCCTATAGCAGAGCAGAATACACAGAATGGGCAGTGTTCCAAACAGCAGTACATGGAACTTATGGCAGCACAGTGTTAAATATGGCATAGTTGTGCTACACCATTGTAACACAAACTGTGTTGCTGGCGTCCTCCAGCTGTGTGCAGTGTTCCTTCTCCACACAGGGAGGACCTGTTGCTGTCAGGGTGGCTGAATGCGGCCCTTTGCTTTAATTTTGGTGGCCCGCAAAgaaatactaattttaactaaataaataaaccttataCTAGACAGTTATTATGCTACACCGGCACTGTAAATATGAAAACATGATGTTCAATACATTAGtacaattcatataaaatgatgtcaatccaaattaaagaatgtcacaaaatgatccaacaacttcaaaaactacagaaaagaattcaattgcaatggatacctgcacattgcggaattgctggaaatgaaactgctgactttcttgccaaaaaaggatccaatttaattcagaatacaaatacaagcctaccttttacatccatcaaaagactaattaaaaataaatataaaatcaagcaaaaccaagcactatgtaccaaagccaaagataaaaaatggagcattttaataaaaaaaaaacagaaattattccagaaatcccacgtaaatctgcagtagcaaaattcagactgcttacagaacacgattatttggccaaacacttgaatagaataggaatttacacgaatccaaattgccctctatgcaacaagaagaagaaatgactgaagatcatctcataacctgtgaagttctacctgatggatccaccacagacaaatattggagagcaagaacgctaatggcttcgttgccaaagcccggcattagacaacaacaacaacaacaacaacatacattAGTACAAAAACAGTGCCCAGAATAAACACAAAAGGTTGAAGACCACTGATCTGAGTAGCCATGGTCCGTTTCCAATCTGAAGTTCTGTGGGAAAGATGTTTAATCTTAGCAGCTTCTTGTTTAAAAGATTCctcataatattgattttaagatAACCAATATGAAAATTTGTAAGTTCAAACAATTAGATTTTTCGTAatttactgacaattttattacgtCACTACTTTCTATGTATTATAAGTgcttaatgtttaggtgaggggtttggactttttccattgctggttgtcacaatcaaaaaattaagacacaacgtttcgaagggtggttctcccttcgtcttcaggtggaaggaaggagagaagagaaaaaacctattgttgggatcattacgtacagctattctgtatgactgatcgtcgATTCCTGGCTTCAGTggagattataattaagaaagacccgaagtcatttgcagtatgttggcactaaaaCCAAACGGGATAAAGAAGATGGGCGTGAAGTggctaaaaaattgatgaaagacacACCCCCctccacccttcgaaacgttgtgtcttaattttttgattgtgacaaccagcaatggaaaaagtccaaacccctcacctaaacattaacaatccaccattgctttccaacccctcatttagatcattaTAAGTGCTTCCAGTAGATGCAGTATGGTGAGATTGTAATTTAAAAACTGGATTAATTTATATTCACCCAGTGAAGTTGGAATAATCAACATGTTGTATACTCTATTTCGCATTCTTTACTGTGGCTGTAGCACATAACAGGTTGTGTTCAGTTTGGATCAGTGTACTAGTTTTAAATCGGATCATTATGATGTAAGTAAcaaatacagacgtttgaaagTAATGTTAAAAAATCCATTTTCAGAGCACTGATTCATATCAGgtaacatgtacaatataaatgaaaaCCCGAAGACCTCTTtttgtacagtattaaaaatgtaaCAGTTTATCATAATTCTAATTTCTGATACACAGTTTATTAAGTCTTGTTTAGTTTTTATTGGCCACTTGATGGATTTATCGGTACATTTTGATTTTTCAGTTCAATTTACGACTATGACATGGGCATACAGGCTGCTGCTCCTGATGACGAAGAAGCTGGGCTGTTGAGCAGTGCACAGGGGTCTCTTGTTCAGTCCCAGGTAAGGAAGAGACTTGTGAGTGTGTACAGATAACAGACCTTGCATCTTGTACAGAAAGGACGAATCCAGCCATGATCGTTCTCCCAGACAACAAGCAAGCTACACTTGAGAGAGAGCACAAAAGAAACGAGCTGACTGCTATGATAATCGTCATTCAATGGCAGTGCAATTCTTCACTTCTCCCAGTCTTTAATTGCCACATTCTTGTTTGCATTTCGCAAACGAAGATTTACGTGGtgcaagattttattattttgtacaccAAGTAGTGGAAACATGCAGTGTTTCAGAGCCATTACCAACAGACAACTTCTGATGCAGCAGGTGAAGTGTTCGTTGTTTTGCATCCGTACGAGACAAGCATCGTGTTGATGCAACCATCTCGTTtattcaagttcatttcactgtTGTTTTGAGGTCGCAATTTGATGAAAACAGAATTGTTGTAAGTTACATGAGAAGTAGAAAACATTTTTCAATTCTCCCAAGGAAATTTGGCCATGCATTTGTATTATTTCTGGTTTCTCGACCAGCGAGATAATGACTCATTCCTCAGCACTCTAGTTACTAGTTCAATAATTTACTGAAGGTTTTGTTAGTTTACTACTGAATAATTGTTAACTGATAAAATATTTaacgaagtagtagtagtaagattTATtgagaagtcgacctggttggcgagttggtatagcactgaccttctatgcccaaggttgcgggttcgatcccaggccaggtcgatgtcatttaagtgtgcttaaatgcgacagactcaagtcagtagatttactggcatgtaaaagaactcctgcaggacaaaattctggcacatccagcgacgctgatataaccttggcagttgcgagtgtcgttaaataaaacgtaacatttattGAGAACATATTCTAATACATTCATGTAGGTGGAACTAGTGGTGGCTGACATTAATTCGGAAATTACTACTAAaggtgctattattattattattattattattattattattattattattattattattattattattattattattactactactactactagctaaAACCACCTGGctttgcacgggttttcctttctgcttctgtttttaattaaactacctattacattttcggaaatctcggaaactaattatagacaaccaaaacgaattgcctttactaagctaagatttattctttacttaacgtcacttacatgaattgatgaactccttagcgaaatgcctgccagcattaactcaatttaaaacagtttacatacatacatacatacatacatagccacattgacttttatatataagattatacctctgattgaggttctggctgatatgtacatctattatcaggcagtacatctgacttgacgatatgtgtcagaggaagaacaattatttgtatgcatctgaagtctgtcatttacaattcatttttatattttcagatatgcttagtaatataataaaataagtatatataaatttcaatcataagacacatctgttttgcaaatgtttatttgctatatgaatatggaatatataaatatatatatatttttttagtgatatagcaaataaacatttgcaaaacagatgtgtcttatgattgaaatttatatatacttattttattatctgaagtctgactagtgtaatatgtagctaatcagcgatgtatgcaatggagggggaaagaaactggacaCCATACcacatctcctggcttagttgccccatgagtgatgccttatagtGTCACTTGTGATGTTCCatcctgtctttggacagttgactaaacaacaactgctGTTAAACTAAACAGCAActgctattatcatcatcatcatcatcactagtaTTATTAAATTTCACTGCCAACAACGagtatgatattttttttttttaactggctCCGTTGGAGTCTATACATAACGAATTGTTACAGAACTCTGAATATGAGGTGTAAGAATGATTTTAGTATTCCAATTTATATCAGTTGAAGGCTTTTAATCACAGTGTAAATTTCATTCATGAAAGAGGTCAATCTGATTCCACTTTTATTTTCCAGGTGACTTCTGTCAGTGTTTCGCAAAGTGAAATGCAAATGGAAGACAATATCATTACCATAGATGACGAAGCAAAAGTCATATATATAAAACGCATCAAGGACGAAGTGTTGCACTACGAACCGGCGCTTTCTGAGAACACGCCCAGAATCAGGTTCGTAACAACTTgtctgtatttattcacactctaaatgggtggcagtgataactaattacactcagtaatgacagttaataataaacaattaataatattcagaaaataaatttgGTCCTATTGCAAGGGAGGAAGATAATGGTGGGTGTCCCGAAAATTTTTCTTGGGATGCAAAAATGTTCTGGGTTCCTTGCCCAGGATGAAACGTGTCCCAGTTTCCTTTAATTGGTGAAAATGTTTTTAGAACTGTTTTATATTCTCCTCGAAATATAGTGCGGTTCATTACAAGTATGTTGGCAGCTCTGTTTAGGTTTCAGAATTTATAGCAACCACCAGGTCCCTCCCTGTGAAAGATTTACTTGATACATTACTTGATCTGAGTTTAGAATTGTACTGATGCTTTTTATCATTAATGGATGGACTCAACATGATGAAAAGTTCAAATTGTTTGAATGTGTCACTGTCGACAAGAATTAGTGTGGGATGAAGTAGGAAGAGTTTATCGACAACTTATAAAGCACTATCAGAAAATGTCTATGGAAACTTGTTGTGTGTTGAGTTCCCTCAATTAAAAGAAACTATAGACATTAATCTGAGAGAAtggaatgtgaaaaaaaaaacaaatgtgacTGACAGGCAGAATTGTGTTGTACAAAAGTGCGAAGAAACCTTTGTTACTTTGAATAACAGTTTATTATTTTCTGAGTTTTTGTTGTGTCTTCCTGGAGCAGTGCAAATCTGGAACGTATTTTCAGCCTTATGGACATTTGTCTGCTGAAAGAAACGTACTTCCCTAAATTTAGATAAAGCAACATAGGTAGTTGTTAAAACTCATTTTAATCACTCTTGTACACTTTGATACAGTTCTGAGGAGTACTACATACATGATTAAAGGGTTGTCAACTTATTACTGTAAGGTATGGTAAATTACATGTAGTGCTGTTGtcattgtttcaattttatttgaaattgtgttttttaacTTGCATTTAAAAAGTGTCGTCCCAGTTTTCTACTTTCAAACTCTAATCACCCTGGGTGGGGTCTGTACAAGAGACGGAAGAACCGGCAATGTGGTTCACTGTCTTGCTGAGAGAGCCGAAGAGGTCGGCCCACTACAAAACAAGATGGCGGCTATGTCTTTCGCTTGATTAACGTAAATTTCATCCCCACTAATACATTACCGGTATATTACGCCATAAAACTCTGAAATGCCGTATTTCAGAACAATAAAATCTGAATTCCGTATAATATGAAGCAGATTCTTGGCTGCTGTAACAATAAAAATCAGAGGTGTTTAGATGAACTTTGAAAGCCTTACAACAGATGATGTTTATAGAACCCTTTACTTACGGGTAAAGCTTGCAGGTATCCCAATATTGGAAACGAACTGTATAATTACATGATGCAGATAAGATGAGTGTGTGAACAACCACTGTACTGACTTGTGCAGCATGGAAACTTTTAAACTCCTGGTTCAAGAGTATggtatctttatttttattttataatttttttaaattagggtGGGGCCTATACACAGACGGGGTTTATCCACGAGTAaataagatattcaaaattaattgtgaaAGGCTAACATGACATTTTACCACGAAAATCAACGtctcaaatttaaaagaaaacttacaaattaaaccataccctttaatactattaaatataga
This sequence is a window from Periplaneta americana isolate PAMFEO1 chromosome 2, P.americana_PAMFEO1_priV1, whole genome shotgun sequence. Protein-coding genes within it:
- the LOC138711762 gene encoding uncharacterized protein isoform X4, yielding MQSVKPFRWWLACKIYERLWSKGLTGTTTCKMGMRPYKYRQPQGIEKDALRVLYHLATKIPKVILQRVEEIVPDIKPQMMEYIRSNIDVEKEVPVTSEADEESGTVNETRDITTDSEKEQESPEIQVTNETPDDLPEESTSSSHVQEAADPDSLSTHLQDNADQPCDAGTSADERQDTVLGTEQASIKEEQEEIPAEEFSLFLEDLSAKSEVKEEITFEEHEICIEDVEDIGSIYDYDMGIQAAAPDDEEAGLLSSAQGSLVQSQVTSVSVSQSEMQMEDNIITIDDEAKVIYIKRIKDEVLHYEPALSENTPRIRCWLICTSIIRQYISLDDMCQRKNNCLYTSEV